AGGTACTTGAGTTTTCCAGAGTACTTATGTGCTGCTCTTAAATACACAGAGTTCTGATCAAAATCAGCTCCAGTAGAAGCTCCACAAAGTTTTGCAAATCAGACCAGACATTTTGGTTCAGGAACTCAGAGGAATTAAGAACTCCAAGTAAAGTACAGGCTACATTTTCACCGTGTCTTGCTGATACTCAAACACTGTGCCCATTCACTCCAAGTCTTATAGGTGGCTTCACCTCCTGTTTTAAATGTCCTCCTCTAAATTAACCTCTTGTCTCAACACTTTGTTTTACTCCTTTCAAAGTCTTCCTTCTGTGTTCACCCCACTGACAGTCCTAACTTCTCGCCAGACCAAGTTTCATATTCTTGTAAACCTGAACCAGTTCAGGGCTCATTTGCTGTTCATAATGATgtctgggtttgggtttcttaTACCTTTGGTGATAATACTATGAAAAGCATACTGGCAGCTTAAAACACCAATGTATGCCCTATTTGGTTGTAATCTTTATTTCATTAATAAATCTCTTACTATCACATCATTTTTGTCACAAATTAATACAAGAGCAAACATGTGACTGCCTCAAATtgctggaagggaaaaaaagtcctcTGCAAATCAAAGGGAGAAATCCCTGACACTTCTGTCACATGGAAAAAACTCTTCAGAAACACGACCTAAGTGTGTGCTTTTTACATGAACTTAACAATACAGACAAGAAGCAGACACAACCTGCAAGCAGGCAACATGACCCTTGACTTAGAGACTTCACTGGATTGGAAGTCATATCttgtccaacccacctgcagttagcagggatacctccaactagatcagtctgcccagggccacatcaagtctgatcttgaatgtctctagggacagagcctcaaccacatccctaggcaacctgttctgtcattttaccactctcattgtaaagaactccttccttaagtccaacctaaatctaccctgctcaagtttcaaaccattgccccatgtcctatcactgcaaacCCTTCTAACCAGCCattcttcagccttcctgtaggctcctttcagacTCCACACTGCCTGACAAATTCCCACCATTGGTCCTAGTCAGTAGCAAAACCTCATGACCTTTTCttgcaaggctccaaggagatgtTTGAACCCTGAGCTGCAGTTCAGCCTGCTTCACAGCTCTATTTATTCTCCAAAACTCTGACATGCAACACCCTTTCCTGTTGGTCCAGTGCCTACTTCAGCAGGTGTTATCAACACAAAACAGAGGACAAGCCCCAGAGTACTTTAGGCGTTGCTGAACCAGATAAGGTTGCACATCATGTTTCAACATGACTTGCCACTGCACAACTGAAATACCCTGATATGAAAACCACCAGTTTTGTGCTCTCCAAACATCATTCCTGTAAACAAACAAAGAATGATCAACAAAGCAGTCGTTCAGAAAGGGGAACAAAACCAACTTTGTGATATCAAAGCACAAAATACTATAGTGCTCCTCTAATGCCTGTGTTATTTTCCCATGCAAACTACAGATGTGACAAATCTAGCAGGCAGAGGCTaaggggcagagaggggagTTTTCAAAgcaaatcaggaaaaaaaaaaggctaagaAAAAAACCATAGAGAGACTGGCTAGCTATTATAAAAGACATTTGCCCCATGAGACAACAACCTCCAAAATTGAATGAGGATCTGCTATCAGGCTGAAATTGTaaagaaaaaccaaccaaacaaaacccccacacaacaaacaaacaagaaaccccaaacgtacaaacaaaacaacacacaaaacTCAGAGCAGATCCTGTGTTTCTTGTAGTATGCAAGAGTACTCCCTGGAAATATTCTTCAGTTATTAAATACAGAATAATTGTCTGCATTAATGGAGCTTTCCCAGCCTGGGTCTATAAAACTAAAGCTGTCTCCCTTTGGTTTCACCCTTTGATTGCCTCCTCTCCTATTCCTTGTTATCCAGGCTCCATTGTTCACACATGCCTATCAGCCAACTGCTGATGTCAAAGGGAACAGAAACACAGATATTCTGTACACCACAGATACTCTGCTTGTGCCAGTGCAGAAGAAATTGTATCGGATTGCACAGCAGCGCTCAAAGGTCTTTATACTGGCCCTGCAGTCCCAACCCACGTGCTTTTAACCACTCCTCACCTCAAATCGTGGCAGGAATGTGATTTGGGTGGAGGCTCCTCCCAGGTCCAGAGTCCCAACAGTATGCTGATTCTGGCCAGACAGCTGCCCTGCAAACAATACCATACTCAGAACAGCTGAGTGCAAAATACTGCATGCATGTTTGAAAGCCACTAACTTATCACATCATCACAGCAACACAAGGTGTTCTGAGCTGGCcttcaaagacaaaaaaatatCACAGAGAAAACATAGGCAAACAGAAGGCATTATGAAAAGATTCACAGGACTTCCTTCCTTGATTCCAATTTCATCTCCAAAGAGACAAAAGCAGACATACAGCAAAAGCTGCCAGGAAGAGGCAAAAGTCTCTTCTGCATTAGACTGTCAGAGAGTACATGAATTCTGACATCACCAGACAGCTGGTCAAGAGGAAAGACCTCAAGAGCAGAACCAGCTGTTATCATTTCTCTTCAGCCAGTGCAGTTTGTCTGCTTGCTCATGTATCTACCAGACTACtgattttccttcctcttcagtGGATTGCAGCCTCGGAACTTCTCAGAGGGCTAAAGCACCGGTGCCTTCCCTGCTACATTGCTGTAGCTTCATGGTTCACTGTGGCATAAAGATTACTCTAAAACCTTGCTTCCCACCTTAAATCAGATTAGTAGCATCACTCCCCTTGTGTATGTTAAGAGACACCAGCTTGCCAGTGCCTCCTAGGCCTTCTGGGTGAAGAGGCCTCCTTCCTACTAGAGGTGTGGCTCACCCTCTAGAACACAGCCTGTGCAAGACAACTCACTGCTTTAGCACTGGTGCTGCaatgaagagaaaaagcagGACATGGCAACTAAGGAAGAGTGAGTTTGTCTGATTCCACAGAAGAGAATCAAGTTCATATTTAGAGAGGAGATAGATAGAATTAACTACCTGTCAAAAAGTTCACAGTGATCCAGGCTAGGATTcctgtaaaggaaaaaaaaagtcaccacTGAACACTCCCATAGCCTCTCCCCCACTATTACCACCCCTTTGCATGTTCTTTATTTACCTGAAAATCATTACTAACTGCCCTAAACTTCAGAGATTAATTCCAACTGACACATGCCAGGATATAAGATGAATGTAGCATCCCAGAGGATGCACAGAAGGATTGTTATCTGCATATTCTCCAAGTTAATACTTGGAGTGCAAGTGCAAACGTACCCAAAGCATTGGAGCAGtctgcactgcactgcaaaaTCATCACTCACTCCAAACCTATGACATACTTCATATAATCTCGTAGTTTATGTTACTTTCCTTGCTAGCTCAGCTTTTGCCATTAGAATATTttgattttattatttatttcattACCAATTTTTTTCACTTGCCAATTATCCTTCATTCTCTTCTAATACTTACCACACTTTCAATTCTAATCCAAAAGTTGATGAGCTAATCACAATAAGTTATTTTTAATGCtgatatcacagaatgtctGAGGCATTTTACAGAAGCTTCCTATATATTGTCATGTACACCACCTTTTTTTCCACTAGTTCCCAAGAGCAGGCTTCAGTTAGTTAGCTTGCATTTGACTGCATACTTATTTCTGAGATGAGGTCTTGTTCTGGAACCTCAGAAGGTTTCAGATGAATCTTCACTTAGCTTACTCATAAATCTCTTTGTGTATCTGCACTTGTAGCCTAACAGATGACCTAGGAAAAGCAGGACCGTATTGTTTCAAACTTTCTCTTTATTCCTCTCAgtttaggaacaatttctcttTCCATCCCACACTCAGAAGATCTCTCTAGCATCTCTCTTCGCTTTCACTTTTTCCTCCTTACAAAATGTACCTTCGTGAGACCCATCCATGATGCTAACACTGTCTTCTGGAACAAGAAATGGTGATTCCTCAAAGACTTCTTTCAcctgaaaagaagaaacaatgaCTAGGTTCCTTAGTCCTACAAGTCTTGTTCTTCTCTGAGTGTGacagagaaagttttcttccaTGCTGGAGTATGAAATAAGACGAGTGTGTAGAGTAGGCAGCATTCTTTCTCTTTCAAGGAccagaaaagaaataaagtaGCATCATAGGTCTCTCTCCCCATGCCTTCTATCTGCATCAAGATAGAGGATTTCAGGGCCATATGAAAAAATCTGTGTAGTCTGGGAGTTTTGTGCTGTGAAGGGACCACAAGTCGATTCTCACAGCTGAAACTCTCTTATGGCAAATAAAATGGTAAGCGAATCATGAAAGATGAAACAGTGTAAACCACTGGCTGAACTCGTAAATACTAAAGATCTTGAAGTATCAAAAAGATCTTAGTATTACCTCcaaaagcagagcctgagctttCTCCTCTGACAGCAAACGCAGTCCAGCTGTGGCTTTTAATACTACAGGGGTCTTCTTCCAGAGGCGAGTTGGCACAGCATCTATGGCCATGTCCAGCAATCTTTTCACAGATTCAGCACcctaaaagataaaaaaaacagtggattttttttttcttgccattTCCTCCTACAGGACAACAGAAAATAGACTTCCCAGTTTCCTCTCAACACGAGTGAAATCAATCTTTGATGGAGATACCTTACTCACTCCCAAGATAGGTAGAGAAACTATTCCAGACATCTCCCTAGGACAACATTTCCTCCTACAGGACAACAGAAAATAGACTTCCCAGTTTCCTCTCAACACTAGTGAAATCAATCTTTGATGGAGATACCTTACTCACTCCCAAGATAGGTACAGAAACTATCCCAGACATCTCCCTAGAACCTGTGATCTATCTCAGCCGAGCGCAGCATCACTACTTGTGGAAGGTATTTTTTGACAAGGATGAAGGGAGGTGAAGCGACTGATCACCTTCAAACCTAAACATCTTGCAGTGAAGCTAAATGATGCAGTTACTACCTGGAGTTACAAAGGTCAGGGGGAACGTCTGTAGAATTCCAGTGTGTCCATAGCAAACAGTGTAAGTAATTAAAATGCTATCTTGAAAATTATTTCCACATGAGCTACAGGTACCACTGCTAGGCTCTCAATCATTTACAGTGCTTTCACAACTACAATTTGGCATTAGCAAAAAACATTCTTCTGTAACATTTCTAGAAATGTCTTTTGGGCTGAATTCTTCCCCTCTCctacccaacaaaaaaacccagtccCCTAGTGAAATAACGGAAGATTTCAAAGTTCAAAGAATCTAAAGCTGTTTGTTCTTCCATAAAGAAATGTCTGCAGCACTGAGTGCAACTGAGCAACCTGAAACTCCCCTCATGCTAAGGCCCTGACTCCAAGACTGCTAAAGCACACAAAGTAGAGTAGCTAATTGATTATTCCTCTGAcacctccttcagcctgtgAAAGGTCTGACTGCCAGTGCAGAGGATCTGAGAAATGACAGCTTCCTTCAGGACCAGCCCTGTGTATGACAACAACTGGATTATTTTAGCACACTCTGCTCTGTTAATAATTTCTCCTAATTCAATAGCATGGCATGGAACAAGTGTACTGTGTGCTCAGTCCGAAAGCAAAGGCACCTCACTCCAATATTTTATTAAAACCATAAGTGTATATGTTAGTCAACACATGTGATAGTGTAAGATGGAGCTGTCTGGCtctattttgaaaaaaaaaagggtatataaaacaaaagaacaaaagtCCTGTAGCAGAAGAGTAACTACCTGTACCTAAATCATTATTCAGCTAAAACTGTAATCAAATATTTGAACTGAGCATGCCTGAAGCAAGTCCTGCATATCACTGAGCACTGGCTTCTAAGCCATAATTCCAAAGAGAAAATAAGTTAATCAAAAAAAATTACTGGAAGTCTGATAATAGAAGCAGAAAATACACTCAATGACTTGCTTAACCTGCTAAGTCTGTCTTTATTCTTCTGTTTCTCCCTAACTTACTAACAAATATTAACTTTCATAGGTCTGATTAtacaaaccagaaaaaaattaaacactTCTAGGAGTCAGAGAAATGCACTCTCTTTGATTGTCAGTGTACCATgactaaaaaagaaaaccatcaGAGTCTTAATCCCTTACTCCGCCCAAACTAAACAAGCCAAAACCATTTTGAATATGACCAGCACCATAAATTTCAACAACAAGGGAAAATGGAGCAAACTACTAGTAAATGAGACAGGAGTATATATTTACTCAAATCTGGGGTAGCTATAGGGGAAGTAAACATTGAATATGGGTTCTGCTAGAGCCAAAAATCACCTTGTCTCTGAAATTTCTCAAAgacctatagaatcataggataagcaggttggaagagagctccaagatcatccagtccaacctgtcccccagccctagccagtcaactagaccatggcaccaagtgcctcatccaggcttttcttgaacacctccagggacagtgactccaccacctccctgggcagcccattccaatgccaatcactctctctgggaagaacttcctcctaacatccagcctagactttccccagcacaacttgagactgtgtcctcttgttctgttgctgcttgcctgggagaagaggccacccccccacctggctacaatgtcccttcaggtagctgtagacagcaatgaggtcacccctgagcctcctcttctccaggctaaacaaccccagctccctcagcctctcctcatagggtttgtgttccaggcccctcaccagctttgttgcccttctctggacacattccagcacctcaacatctctcttgaattgaggggcccagaactggacacagtagtctaGTTATATAAAGCATTTAAGCAATTAAGCAAGCCACTGTTTCACTGATGAAATACATAACACATCAGCTCCCTTTTCACTGAGTAGAAATTAACTCATGAGAATAGAGCAATAGATTTAGAGAGCCAACAGAAGAACTTCTGCATTACAGCTTGGTAGAGTTCAACTGATGTCAGCAGAAGTAAGACTTACTCACAGAGGCCAAAAGGAGAGCCTTACCTTTTCAGGTTGATCAGCATATGCAGAAAGGCCTGGCTTCACAGACTCAAAGATTTCCCCTTCTAGTTCTGGAAGGCTTTCTGCACAAACAAAACATTGCATGAAACAGTCAACCACTTTTGCCTGCATCTCCTGTAAAGTGACTATCTTTGTTTTCCCCTTGCAAACAACACCATTCCACTCCTAAACCAAGAACTGCTCCTTCACTTCAGGAACGTATCTAACACAATGCTACCCTTGTGTCCCCCAAGTTCACAAACAATTCATTTTAACCACAGGCTGTTATAACTAGAAATATGTCCATTTTGCTTTTATGAACAACAGTGAGTTGTAGCAATGTGGTATGACTCTTGCTTAATCTTAGTAAAATTATTTTGCCTTTCTGTCCTCAAGCTAATTGTGAAATACTAAGCCATATTAAGACACAGAGAGTCAACTCATTATTATCCTTAGATGATTCTTCCAATTCACAAACACAGAAGAGAGCTGACTGGGCTCAAGCACTTGGCTGCATAGCCAAACAATTGTTGTTCCCAGAGCAGCATGGGTCCAGAACCTGTCTCTGAGCATGGCAAATTACAAGTCAGGCTGAGCTCATCAGAGCTGGATGTTGTACTACGCCTTGCAAACAAAGGTTCAAATCATGTCTAGGCAGATGGGTACTGTGCGTGACCCTGACAACCAGATTCCAACCTTTGCAAATCTGCTGACTCAGTGTACCCAAGATAATCCGCCCTCTTGAATCCTGTCTTGTGCTCAGCCAACTCAGGCACCTCTGCACTGTGTCAGAAGCAGATACACTGGAGCGTGGTGAGTTTGCACAAGGAAAGTCTCCTGGAACTGGCTCTGACCTTTGCTGCTTATCACTCTTTAATTTACCAATTTTAACTTGCAACAAAATGTGACTTATAAACATACACAGAATTCCAGTATCGCTTGATGGTAACATGTAACTTCACCAAAAGAAGCATAAGCCTCTTTCCAAATCAATGAGACATCCATTTAAACACCTGCATAGATAAAAAACTTCCTGGAAATTCAGAATTCTCCACTATATCCAGAATTAAACCTCTCAGTTCCAAAAGACCTACcaaaatttttttttaaaggacattcttgcagcaaaacaccaccacaaatgGAGACACTACTCATCTGTCAGATGAGTAGTCAGACTTGAAGGACAAACTGGAGAAATCTTCAGGTTTTTCCCAAATGCCATgttgggaaaacaaacaactctTCTGGCAAGTCAACACACTCCAAGTGTCCACACCAGCACAGGGTCTTACCTGGGTTCTTCTGCACAAAGGTGTAAATGTGAATCCGGGTCCCAGTGCTTCCTGCATCAAACATTATGCCATAAAAAGTGTTGTCTTTGGCATATATAGGGCACGTGTTAGGTGGAAGGAAATCCTGAAACCACATGTCCCTGACTGAATGGGAAAGAACTAAGGACAAAGAGGAAAATGCCAATGCTAGAAGGATGGGAAGTCTAGAAGATGCCATCTTGCCAGAACTTCTTGAGGCAGCCAAACATGGATCAGCAATTACAGAGCTGTAGTAGGTCCTGTAGAGAAAAGCAGGGATGGAAATTACCAAGAATCCTCTCCTTAAAAAGTctgtagaaaaaaaaccaacaacaaactaCAACACAGCCTGTGCAGACAGATTCTTGACTTTTAAATTCTTTTCAATACCTCATCCAAACGATGAGATTTACTGCACTTAGTGCTACAATTCTAAGTGATTTGCTCTTCCAGAGTGAAGTTTCCTCCATTTCTTAAATGCAGAGAGTTAAGGTAGTTTGCTTCCCAGCATTTCTAATGTTGACTTTATTATTCAGACAGTGTTTCCTCTGATTTGGCTTGCAGGTCCCCAAAACCTCTCAAAAGCCAAAatgctttctgaaaaaaaagcatcagcaaaagggaagctcagggcagaaccACTTTACCCTAACATTTACATGCTtgagatgctgtggcagaacACAACTGTCATTCAGAATCACAAACAAAGAGAATTTCATcttgagctaagaacagctgcTGAGAGAGATTAGCACACAGAGCGTGAAGGCACATCCTTCCAGCAGCATCTTCATCCCCAGGAGATGAGCTGCATAAGAGGGACTGAACTGTAAGGTGTTCCTGAGCTCTGCCTCTCAGTATTTTCCACACTTCTCCtttcttcattttgtttttaaat
This genomic interval from Pogoniulus pusillus isolate bPogPus1 chromosome 1, bPogPus1.pri, whole genome shotgun sequence contains the following:
- the ENTPD5 gene encoding nucleoside diphosphate phosphatase ENTPD5 isoform X2, coding for MASSRLPILLALAFSSLSLVLSHSVRDMWFQDFLPPNTCPIYAKDNTFYGIMFDAGSTGTRIHIYTFVQKNPESLPELEGEIFESVKPGLSAYADQPEKGAESVKRLLDMAIDAVPTRLWKKTPVVLKATAGLRLLSEEKAQALLLEVKEVFEESPFLVPEDSVSIMDGSHEGILAWITVNFLTGQLSGQNQHTVGTLDLGGASTQITFLPRFEETLKETPRDFLTSFEMFNSTYKLYTHSYLGFGLKAARLATLGALNVEAVDGQMFRSSCLPKQLEAEWHFGGVKYRYGGNKEGETGFKPCYSEVLKVVKGKLHQPDEIRGSSFYAFSYYYDRAADTNLIDYEEGGVLEVRDFERKAKEVCDNMERYNSASPFLCMDLAYITALLKEGFGFRDNTVLQLTKKVNNIETSWTLGATFHLLQSLGITY